The Sphingobacteriaceae bacterium genome has a window encoding:
- a CDS encoding ATP-binding cassette domain-containing protein: MQPIVAIHNLRHVYNPGSDREVAALRGVNLTVDRGDIVAIIGANGSGKSTLVRHLNGLLLPTEGSVTVDGLDTRDPQNRWLVRQAVGMVFQNPDNQMVGTTVEEDVAFGPENLGLPPEEILARIDDALAVVDMAAHRYRSPHQLSGGQKQRVA, encoded by the coding sequence TTGCAGCCCATTGTCGCCATCCATAACCTGCGCCACGTATACAACCCCGGCTCCGACCGTGAGGTGGCCGCCCTGCGGGGCGTCAACCTGACGGTGGACCGGGGTGATATTGTGGCCATCATCGGGGCCAACGGCTCGGGCAAGAGCACGTTGGTTCGTCATTTGAACGGACTTCTTCTTCCCACTGAAGGCAGCGTCACCGTGGACGGCCTGGACACGCGGGATCCGCAAAACCGCTGGCTGGTGCGGCAGGCCGTCGGCATGGTCTTCCAAAATCCCGACAACCAGATGGTGGGCACCACCGTAGAGGAAGATGTAGCCTTCGGCCCGGAAAATCTGGGCCTGCCGCCGGAAGAAATCCTGGCCCGCATCGACGACGCCCTGGCGGTGGTGGACATGGCGGCCCACCGCTACCGTTCTCCCCATCAACTGTCGGGAGGCCAGAAGCAGCGGGTGGC